The DNA window AACACTTGTAATTTCTATTCGTCACTggatgtatgtacatataaaattatactatattatgatattttttttgtttttgttttttcgtttttttgtttttttgtttttttgtttttttgtttttttgattttttgttttttttgctcTGTTTTGAtgtattttatgtaaaaacaaatttaacatggaaaatttgtaaaatatgatttaaaaaaaaaaaaaaaaaaatgtctataaaatacaaaaaagtaaagacatttttttttgtatactcctataatttttgaaaacagTTCTACCAACTTTTTATGGCATACCCATTCAATGAGTCAATTtacaattttgaaaatataagcaaaatatatttatgcattttcTCCTTATACTTTCGAACcttacatataaaaagacAATGGAAAAAAGTTAATTTATGTTATAGCTTAAAGATATGTTTCCTTtggaaatatatgaaaaaaaaaaaaaaaagaattaaaaagaagtaaaaataaggaataaATTGATAAAcgaacaataaaaataattgaattaGTGTATCTACTATTTAATGGTAACGGTTGCATTGAACGCTTGTAACCAAAGGATACTAATCAGCCATGGTATTGTTTtcttattacatttttaatgtacataaataagaacacatatatatacagggggataaatatttttacgcAAGTACTCATTTAATTGACAAAAatcaattattatttgattttttttaaaaaacagtagccatttttttatataaaaaatagtcgTACAGCTTTTCCCCTCCcccatattttttagtttgtATGATTAAATTGAtctatatacgtatattttaAGGTTATATTCCATAAACAAGTTTTTTCTAATGGacattaattaaaacaaaaataatatatatgtttatgtaatactatatgtaattatatatgtacatatttaatacCAAATTAACACCTTTTTTTCGCAAAATTTAACGTCATTTCTTATAATGTCTTTTAATCTGTTCAgaagaacaaaaatgaaCTCTATAGAACTTCCTTCTTTtcaaatataacaaaaatattagcgttggattaaataaattattcttaaatatgaaaacaaatttactatatataatctGTTAATTATTACGTTTCCTGATAACAATTTAGTTGTAATtgttatgtaataaaatatttttgtaagttataaaaaaaaaacatgcaAATAATACacgtaaaaaaatgaatttaaggccaccagtatatatatatttttacaaatttttaatattttttaagagtttatttttaataaaaattgtgCCTTATTAACCAAAAAAAACTCtttctttataaaataaaatatattaaggaaCAAATATTTCACATCAATaaagaataagaataatacaaaaaaagaaataaaaaaaggtttttttaacatatgtaaaataattaataaaatctaAGGCCACTTTCAAAACTTAAGTACACAGTGGAGAGCTCTAAATTCCGAAAGAACGTTTACTAAAAGATTTCAATgcatacattttaattttaataaaacattataaaGTACAAATGGAACAtactcatatatatgcatatatatatatatataatatatacatatacatattgtacatattgcatttatatataaactatttaatatttttcaacaCACCACATAACATTCAAAcatagaaaattttattccattttactTAATGAcctataaaatacatttttacaattaccACACTGTTTTCAATGAACccattttgtaatataaaaaaaaaaagcttaaTTTCTGTAGCAAACGCTTTAAAAAGGTTTCATATTTAACGCATTTGTCATATATTATACGTTCCAcatctatctatctatatatatatatatatatatatatatatatatatatatgtaatacatACATGAACACATTATTTAGTATTAAAACTCATAGTGTTTTTATTagtatactttttttaaagcataaaaaaaaacgacAGTACATAAaactataattttaaacTAGAGCAATAtgctattattttaatacttttAACCTATCTcccactttttttttctttttgctaCATTTTCTTACTATATGTTTTCATATttcccttttattttaatattatgtaatatatcatattatccttatatatatttatttcataatactattattatatactattatttgatactatatatattaatacgacgattaaatttataggtatatagaatatatattcaaaaaaaactcgcaaaaaaagaataattactataaaaaaaaaaatgagtatAATACCCTCTTATAactaactttttttttatattttatatgaatttattttaatattttttaattaaaatttttttgaaataccTATTGAAAAATACTTCAAGGAGGTTATTAGGGGGTTCCATAATCACTATAAagcatttttacttttctttttaaaaaaaaaaattgcatgtATTTGCATGTTCCTTGTATCagtagtaattttttttttttttctgtaatattaataaaaattctatAGAAAAACCATTTTTAGTACATAAACATGTagagtaaatataataaaaagttcTAAAACATcttgtattattaaaataaatacatacatttatatatattattatatatatatatgtatattactattaattttaaaggatattttgctagtatatattgtaaaaaaaattattttttataataaaaaaaatattataatgggattatatatatataaaatagtaatactatatttttatataatattaaaaaatttttttctattgaAAAACcgttcattttaaaaaatttattatatatatatatatatatatatataattttatattaatatgttttaaattttatatttatttataattatatatataataatttaaattttgcaaaacagtattttcttattgtttttttaaaaacgcAAATTGAATGcaatttaaaacataatatacttatttcatttatatataaataattgtaaaaaattaccTAGTGAAAATTtagtttaaaataaaaatagtcatatataaagatgtttttttactattatatatatttgagcgcaaaaatatatataaaataatatatatatattgttggATTCACCAGGGTATATATAAAGCTAGtgttaaaaaacattatattcattgcaaaaaaaattttacatatataaataatacataaatgttaACACATATTCATCACTTCCACATctattgtattattatttatataatgcaCAATAGCTTTTTAATtccttatttaaaaaaatataaaaaagcacaatcaaattataaatatataaatatatatatatatatatgtaatgaaTTTTTTCTGTCATTTCAAAATTGTATTTgcatcatatataaaatatatatataattttttataatttattaacagcttttttataaaattgtgctttttataaatacttttCGCATACCTtattatgtgtacatatatatatatatatgtatatatattttgtgttaCAGTATTGATTGcacaattaatattataaatccCTAAACATttattgatattattatatgtttttatattttttttacatatacatatatactttttacaaaatagCATGTTTTAAAAACGCTACGCTATTCCcacagtatatatatatactgttGAAAATGATATCTCTGTGTTTTTAAAACATACATTTATCTtcgataaaaaatataatactgttatattatatgtgttattcccatttgattttttatttcattattacgcatttttttttttttttttcatattactTTAAGCAGAAAGtgtatgtgtgcatatgtataaataaatatatttatactataaaacacatatgtattttttatataaaacagTACACACTGTATAGTTTAGTGCTTAtaattatcttattttaatatatataagaataaaataggtatattatatatcatatatatatttttttaaattatgcaaaaaataacatatataaacaaggGCATATATAATGACTGTTACATTAGATAACTTTAAtgatcaaaaaatatatagttttcaaaataaaagaaaatataactGCTGCTTGAATTTTACAAGATTCACAAAAAGAAGGAATAAGAATAACGATAATTATAGggatagtaaaataaatattaaaacagcGTTAATCAAAAACGAAGTAATTGATGATGACAATGAGGAgtttaatgataataatttaatgagAACTTGTCACAGATTTAAGTTATATAAGCatagtagtaataaaatagaaatatattacccatatgataaaaaaaaattagataagTATGATTACGAAAGGGATCAAACGTTCTGCTCCCTTACAGACTTGGAGGATATGAATAATGAAGATAAAagaagtaaatttttttattataaaaacaaaagtatAAATGATTATAAATCATGctttgaaaagaaaaataaaaaaacaaaatggtTTAGattaagggaaaaaaaaaagaaagattaTATAATGGAAGAAAGTCTGAAATATCTAAATGAGTCCGTGTGCTCGAATTATAAAgatgcaaataaaaataataacatagaTGGTCCTTCCAAGTATACTAAAAATTGTGTCTTAAACTCTACTGTTAATGGAATAAGAGGTTTTTCAGCATggatattttgaaaaaaaaaaaaaaagagagaaagaaaaagagatgAGAATAATGAGTATTAGAATGAGAAATAGAAAGACATTAACCATtgtatgataaaaaaatatgagtgAAATGAGAGCCGAGTGAGTCAATGtaaaataacaatttttgtaatatatattatatatatatttatataatatatatccaGATTTAATAGCGCGGTAGTACTTCCTTATATTATCTtgagagaaaaaaagactatgttctatattttagttttacGTTCTTATCGTAAAATATAGACTTAGTCATTGAAGCTTCTTTCAGAATACTTAAATTTGTTTTGAAAatgtatgtaatattattttatttttttaaagtgtttatatttagtgatttgtttatttccttttaattttatagtaaataaaaatgagtaTCAAATAATATAGTAGTTTGTGAGTTggatatataacataaaaatgagttttttttattttaaaaattttatagaattttttttaaaataataattttttttttaaaataatgttttattttatattagtatTTTTCACGAAATTTATagttaaaacatttttattatataataatacattattatatatatatataatgttttattacGTGTAAtgcttttattataaaatattttaagggataaaattttctttccttttttatcctttttttttttttttttaacaaaatattcaCCTTAAAGggaatatatgtacatttatatgtatatattctatttatatatatataaataggatatataattttttttatagtgcCCACAAATAAACAATTACGATTTTTAGTATAGAGACATATCTTTACCTACGAAtgatgtatattatataatattatataatatattatttcgaTATATTGGATtgagttaaatatatattattaaatattatttttaattatacatcCCCATTTAAATATTGGAAAATGGGGATATGCTATACGTACCTTAGCAAAGAAAAtcatgtaattaaaaaaaaaaaaaaaacaatatatatatatatatatatttatatatatatataaatatatatatatatataaatgtgcaTTTTATAATGTGAAGAGCATTGCATAGTGTGCTAACGTATAACATACATAATGAGTACATCTGTTAAACTTCTCAACAAATGCTTGAGAATATAAGCTCTTCAACAAGTTTGATTAAATAAAGGCACGTTATTCATAAAtacaagaaatatataaggaatatttcttgtaaaatttatttggtgtttttataaataatacaaccttaaaaaataataaaagaaagggGGGAAATTAGGAGTAAATAATGTGTGTTTTATGCTAAGGGTCATATATGATATACTTGTTTGTTTATGTGCGCATAAATAATAAGTGTCTTATTTGAAttgtataaaaatgtatgtgttatcatttaagaaaatttataaattaaaataatttggcgaaataaggaaaacattacaggtttttttttttcatgtaacaattaaatgtataaaatgaGAAATTAACCACATATGATGGTATTCTCTTGATGACAAATGCctataaacttttttttcttttgttgttcttctatcatatttttaattttttgtaaatttaaaaacaaagaTAACTTgtctaatttatttattatttcatttaattttgcttcatttttttttattttttcaattatcgAATTTATGCTCCCATTCCTAATTCTTTATacgaaatatatgtaatagttaagtgataaaaaatatgtctttttttttttttttttaacgacACATTAACATGTATTATAGGTTGCATTCTCATTATTATAAGATTAGAtgatgaaattttttaaaaaaaaggaagaaaagaagaaaaaaaaaaaagagcagcATCATATACGTGATGTGCGTGCGTATAACACTGATGTGCTCACTTACATGCATGTCTTATCTATTCATTAGTCTCCTTTGAAATTTTACGCATTTTAACATATTGatgatacatatatttttaacgtAAACACGTATACTACAAACATTCAGATCGCTTTATATCATATCACGTAAGCAGTGTTTAGgtaagttttaattttttaacctttttttatatacatatgtatttattagtCTTTTGTAACATGTGTGGTTCTatacaatataaaacataccaagacaataatttaaaatatgcgCAAGAGTCAAGAGGTTAACTACGTAGGACATTTCGTACAATGTCATGAATATAACAATAGAAGAGGAGGCAAGGATAACAACGAGGGTgatgaaaattatgaagTCAGTTCAAATAGCGAGGGTgatgaaaattatgaagTCAGTTCAAATAGCGAGGGTgatgaaaattatgaagTCCGCTCAAGTGTCCAGGGTAAAGAAAATGATAGAGTTCGTTTAAGAAGTAAGTATGATTTCTTTGTTAAAGGTAAAGGTCAAATTCCAAATGATAAAGAGAGCAACTTTTGCTATGAccacgtaaaaaaaaattgtagctatgatgaaaatgatgaaGATTATGATATTTCTGATAGTATGGAAAATACAgcgataaaaaataagaaaaataattttctaagTAACATAATATGTGAGCTAAATATGTCtcttaaaaatgatattgtCTGTGCTAAGGATTTGggtgaaaatattaaaatggttaaaaataatttgccaaaaataaaagtaggtaaaaaatatgttgaaGTTGGACGTTTAGGTATTTGGAAATTATCAAGTAGCAAATATAAATCtgatatgaaaaatttaaaagacaACAATGCTAATACGTACTGGCAATCATCTAGCCTAGGGCCACATACAATTACAATACAATTTATAAAGCTTACTAAAATTTCTAAAAtttgtttactttttaattactCATTAGATGAATCTTATACACCATATGAAATAACGATAAACGTAGGAAGTGATGAAAATCATCTTGAGTTTCTTTGCAGTACCTTTTGtgatgtaaataaatatccCTTTAATGATCCTTTTTGGTTTATaattgatttaaaaaaattccattttttttcatatctttacaattttaaccaaaaagttttaaaaaagacAGATTTTATATACTGTCATTGCTTACAGATTTGTATATTATCTAGTCAACATTACGGGAAAGATACGCGCATAAGGCAGATCAAAGTCTTCAGTCcaaattatactttttataaatatgataaaatgcttacat is part of the Plasmodium malariae genome assembly, chromosome: 14 genome and encodes:
- the APC10 gene encoding anaphase-promoting complex subunit 10, putative; translated protein: MRKSQEVNYVGHFVQCHEYNNRRGGKDNNEGDENYEVSSNSEGDENYEVSSNSEGDENYEVRSSVQGKENDRVRLRSKYDFFVKGKGQIPNDKESNFCYDHVKKNCSYDENDEDYDISDSMENTAIKNKKNNFLSNIICELNMSLKNDIVCAKDLGENIKMVKNNLPKIKVGKKYVEVGRLGIWKLSSSKYKSDMKNLKDNNANTYWQSSSLGPHTITIQFIKLTKISKICLLFNYSLDESYTPYEITINVGSDENHLEFLCSTFCDVNKYPFNDPFWFIIDLKKFHFFSYLYNFNQKVLKKTDFIYCHCLQICILSSQHYGKDTRIRQIKVFSPNYTFYKYDKMLT
- the PmUG01_14052300 gene encoding conserved Plasmodium protein, unknown function; translated protein: MTVTLDNFNDQKIYSFQNKRKYNCCLNFTRFTKRRNKNNDNYRDSKINIKTALIKNEVIDDDNEEFNDNNLMRTCHRFKLYKHSSNKIEIYYPYDKKKLDKYDYERDQTFCSLTDLEDMNNEDKRSKFFYYKNKSINDYKSCFEKKNKKTKWFRLREKKKKDYIMEESLKYLNESVCSNYKDANKNNNIDGPSKYTKNCVLNSTVNGIRGFSAWIF